A single window of Sphingobacterium sp. ML3W DNA harbors:
- a CDS encoding DUF2931 family protein yields MSQNTTGATKEFKWRETITCPLGYPVDVYEGGLESNKGSTSLYLGTHTGTYGWGHIGGSMSSGIKPLPNRLDVVWLSYAEDTFYHIDTKLDYDKILALFEEGYLDSFTHKKMTYSTIVVGFAPGGVVVVWLFGAGKQIEVSRYEGKKIVIPEQEIAKLDSHEKLLFNPDYRKSIMFNEKIVPLEVREANKNKPIPFGLWDTYRKKYNWKPSYSIPNGGEAINSFFIMLNGEQEEFIYETFKNRTFSPRAVPRMVNLGWRDSTGQRYGGSVIFNEQEILKVYQELYKNGAVKSAELVFKVNVSNTAIMVFLNSEGQEVIIRENKIEIFKSSKQ; encoded by the coding sequence ATGAGTCAAAATACAACCGGAGCAACTAAAGAATTTAAGTGGCGGGAAACAATCACTTGTCCTTTGGGATATCCTGTTGATGTTTATGAAGGTGGATTAGAGTCAAATAAAGGCTCTACTAGTCTTTATCTAGGTACACATACTGGAACTTATGGCTGGGGGCACATAGGAGGTAGCATGAGTTCGGGTATTAAACCATTACCAAATCGTTTGGATGTTGTATGGCTTTCTTATGCAGAAGATACCTTTTATCATATCGATACAAAGCTTGATTATGATAAAATACTCGCCTTATTTGAGGAAGGTTATCTCGATAGTTTTACACATAAAAAAATGACGTATTCAACTATAGTTGTAGGCTTTGCTCCAGGTGGAGTTGTTGTTGTATGGCTTTTTGGTGCTGGAAAACAAATTGAGGTAAGTCGATATGAAGGAAAAAAAATAGTTATACCAGAGCAAGAAATTGCGAAGCTAGATAGCCACGAGAAGTTATTATTTAACCCAGATTATCGCAAGTCCATTATGTTTAATGAAAAAATTGTGCCTCTAGAAGTGCGAGAAGCTAACAAAAATAAACCCATACCCTTTGGGCTATGGGATACGTATAGAAAAAAATACAATTGGAAACCAAGCTATTCAATTCCTAATGGTGGTGAAGCAATTAATTCCTTTTTCATTATGCTAAATGGCGAGCAGGAGGAATTTATTTATGAGACGTTTAAAAATAGAACATTTAGTCCAAGAGCTGTTCCTAGAATGGTGAATTTAGGATGGCGAGATTCTACTGGACAACGTTATGGAGGATCAGTAATTTTTAATGAGCAAGAAATTCTGAAGGTTTATCAGGAATTATATAAAAATGGTGCTGTTAAAAGTGCTGAATTAGTATTTAAGGTAAATGTCTCAAATACTGCTATAATGGTATTCTTAAACTCCGAAGGACAAGAGGTTATAATCCGTGAAAATAAAATTGAAATATTTAAATCGAGTAAGCAATAA
- a CDS encoding DUF6705 family protein, which yields MKKYISLVIVFLCSSILHGQEKVIILKKGEIPELKKGDYYRFSEQMEKEKPFEGVWEYKNGNENLIIKIEQKKTFTPKLEVFFDNPQLDYYYEKGNGEIISNSTLDGYRKSGRTIAQNIIKFSTSDVIKMKTIYIELELLGNNQARMTLNNIPGGITVVLPGESKPKKDRAFSIPTDIILTKK from the coding sequence ATGAAAAAATATATAAGTTTAGTAATAGTGTTTTTATGCAGTAGTATACTACATGGACAAGAAAAAGTAATAATCCTCAAAAAAGGAGAGATTCCCGAATTAAAAAAGGGTGACTATTACAGATTTTCAGAACAGATGGAAAAAGAAAAACCTTTTGAAGGTGTTTGGGAATATAAAAATGGAAATGAAAATTTAATTATTAAAATCGAACAAAAAAAAACGTTTACTCCTAAATTAGAGGTTTTTTTTGATAATCCTCAACTTGATTACTATTATGAAAAAGGAAATGGAGAGATAATATCCAATAGTACGTTGGATGGTTATAGGAAAAGTGGTAGGACAATTGCCCAAAATATTATTAAATTTTCAACTTCCGATGTAATTAAAATGAAGACAATATATATCGAATTAGAATTATTAGGCAATAATCAAGCTAGAATGACACTAAATAATATTCCAGGAGGAATAACCGTTGTTTTACCGGGTGAATCAAAGCCAAAAAAAGATAGGGCTTTTTCAATCCCAACAGATATTATTTTAACAAAGAAGTAA
- a CDS encoding RHS repeat-associated core domain-containing protein, protein MLLTNNHFTPVIGIDLHFNTLPPFNPIHPYIGIVIDPMDYIPFIGSSVNVNGVPRGVTDTGGRIITFIHIPLFTGPFAMIPVIGHESMNFFGSKDAYMEGRRISPKGYMEMTCNDIGIPLSLSPGKKWWKPIPSLFAPTSMSLPIPTGKPVNIAGPYVPDLMGILINLAAGLGFGFLMKGLGKVFSSMLKKLNKLANKAAKGPNRLSKFLCKHGFEPVDLVQGIVFSEVIDFELPGPIPLVWERIWNSDASYEHQLGHGYHFSYSLDLTIHHSDGFIGVMLPDGRSAGFPLLEEEQEFYHRMERLTLKRIGNNYTVYNHNSLLTYSYEAVTNAKCVAVSISNVAGLAIQLHYAGTALHGITDSCGRVLTFDLDEQKRITAVYLQTKKGKELLVGYRYSEEGDLIAILDALEKATTITYHNHLMDSKTDRNGQTFYWKYDKQGRCVHTWGDGGVLEGRLAYYPELGYNVITDALGNESIYYYNEDFLCTQIQDALGNSKFFEYTDMFELYREIDEEGNLTGYTYDDKGNLKSVIQPDSSQYTYVYDENDRLIIANDPEGNRRIWNYDESGVLRTTVAPDKGITAFEYNEEGLVREIRDVSKRRTRLEYDKQHNLVKMYLPEGDIATWTYNDRGEVEKSTNPLGGTQKFSYDALGRVIQVIHPDNSSVRLQYNAYDEVIHARDNHHDVRFEYTPMGNLTMREENGVKVKFAYNENEELVNIQNEHKELYRFRRNGNGDVVEEIGFDGLKREYRRDRAGKVVRIERPEDRWTEYEYNLIGQIIRSEYYDGSWEAYSYDKRGLMIEAVNEQITVKLQRDAMGRIIEDQQGEHGVQSIFNRNGQRIAVTSSLGANVQHEYDKLGNLIQTQAGTKDLENSWEMQRQYSVMGQELSRTMSGGIQSNWEYDSGGHPIVHQVKSEKQIMRHRRYSWSTNNRLWKMVNELTQGQTDYGHDAFGSLAWAKYEDGQYDYKFPDEVGNLFETKERNDKEYGIGGKLIRDKEFFYLYDVEGNLIQKTGKETWKYQWQGNGMLKQVEKPNGTKVIFEYDAIGRRTAKIVANNITRFVWDGNTPLHEWNYAVENRPEWIVDDMGFLQQDQPEPVTSDCITWVFEEGTFKPTAKIVGDQKYSIVTDYLGTPCQAFDEKGEKVWEMELDIYGKIRNLEGASSFIPFRYPGQYEDIETGLYYNRFRYYDVESGNYISQDPISIAGGLNIYAYVHDPNTSTDIFGLSEHITFPIGSLHPNAQGIYTIKATGYHYNDKVALYEAAKLKEGFDASKWISHHISYDPKTNEMKMQLVSLEAHKKSHIGGVNDFEDHHGVKYNTESASKITNGCH, encoded by the coding sequence ATGTTGCTAACAAATAATCATTTTACCCCTGTGATTGGTATTGATTTGCATTTCAATACATTACCACCTTTTAATCCGATACATCCCTACATTGGGATTGTAATCGACCCGATGGACTATATTCCTTTTATTGGTTCTTCGGTCAATGTAAATGGTGTACCTAGAGGTGTTACCGATACGGGAGGAAGAATCATAACCTTTATACACATTCCATTATTTACGGGGCCGTTTGCAATGATACCCGTAATTGGCCATGAATCAATGAACTTTTTTGGAAGTAAAGATGCTTATATGGAAGGACGTCGTATTAGTCCAAAAGGTTATATGGAAATGACGTGCAATGATATTGGAATTCCATTGAGTTTATCCCCTGGAAAAAAATGGTGGAAACCTATTCCATCCTTATTTGCACCCACAAGTATGAGTTTACCTATTCCAACGGGTAAGCCTGTGAATATTGCCGGTCCTTATGTTCCAGATTTAATGGGGATACTCATCAATTTGGCAGCAGGATTAGGATTTGGTTTTCTAATGAAAGGCCTTGGGAAAGTATTCAGTTCAATGCTTAAAAAACTAAATAAGTTAGCTAATAAAGCAGCAAAAGGACCTAATCGATTGAGTAAATTTTTATGTAAGCATGGTTTCGAACCCGTAGATTTAGTACAAGGAATAGTCTTTTCTGAAGTAATAGATTTTGAATTACCGGGACCTATCCCATTAGTATGGGAGCGTATTTGGAATTCAGATGCTTCCTATGAACATCAATTAGGACATGGATATCATTTTAGCTATAGCCTTGATTTAACCATCCATCATAGTGATGGATTTATTGGAGTTATGCTTCCAGATGGACGCAGTGCAGGATTTCCTCTTTTAGAAGAAGAACAAGAGTTTTACCATCGAATGGAACGATTAACCTTAAAAAGAATCGGGAATAATTATACAGTTTATAACCACAATTCGCTATTAACGTATAGCTACGAAGCAGTTACGAATGCAAAATGCGTAGCAGTGAGCATCAGTAATGTAGCAGGATTGGCCATACAATTGCATTATGCAGGAACAGCACTTCATGGAATAACAGACAGCTGTGGTAGAGTTTTGACTTTTGATCTTGATGAACAAAAGCGTATTACGGCAGTGTATTTGCAAACCAAAAAAGGAAAAGAACTATTAGTAGGATACCGTTATAGTGAGGAAGGAGATTTGATTGCGATTTTGGATGCATTAGAAAAAGCAACAACAATTACCTATCACAATCATTTGATGGATTCCAAAACAGACCGTAATGGACAAACATTCTATTGGAAATATGATAAACAAGGACGATGCGTTCATACTTGGGGAGATGGGGGCGTTCTAGAAGGACGTTTGGCCTATTACCCAGAATTAGGATACAATGTGATTACCGATGCCTTGGGCAATGAAAGTATATACTATTATAATGAAGATTTTTTATGCACTCAAATTCAAGATGCATTAGGGAATTCTAAATTTTTCGAATACACCGATATGTTCGAATTGTACCGTGAGATCGATGAAGAAGGAAATTTGACTGGCTATACCTATGATGATAAAGGCAATTTAAAATCAGTTATTCAGCCTGATAGTTCACAATATACCTATGTATATGATGAAAACGATCGATTAATTATAGCCAATGATCCCGAAGGAAATAGGCGAATATGGAATTATGATGAATCAGGTGTATTGCGAACTACAGTAGCACCCGATAAAGGAATAACAGCATTTGAATATAACGAAGAAGGATTAGTTCGTGAAATTCGTGATGTGAGTAAACGTAGAACCCGATTAGAATATGATAAGCAGCATAATCTGGTTAAGATGTATTTACCAGAAGGTGACATAGCGACTTGGACTTATAATGATCGAGGTGAAGTTGAAAAATCAACCAATCCATTGGGAGGAACTCAAAAATTTAGTTATGATGCACTCGGTAGAGTGATACAAGTAATTCATCCCGATAATAGTTCTGTACGATTACAATATAATGCCTACGATGAAGTTATTCATGCCCGAGACAATCATCACGATGTGCGCTTTGAATATACACCGATGGGCAATCTCACCATGCGGGAAGAGAATGGAGTAAAAGTGAAGTTTGCGTATAATGAAAATGAAGAATTAGTAAACATTCAAAATGAACATAAAGAATTATACCGTTTCCGTAGAAATGGAAATGGAGATGTTGTAGAAGAAATTGGATTCGACGGATTAAAAAGAGAGTACCGAAGAGATCGAGCAGGTAAAGTAGTCCGCATTGAACGACCAGAAGATCGATGGACGGAATATGAGTATAATCTGATTGGGCAAATTATCCGTTCCGAATATTATGATGGAAGTTGGGAAGCCTATAGTTATGATAAACGAGGTCTCATGATTGAAGCAGTCAATGAGCAAATTACTGTGAAATTACAGCGTGATGCGATGGGACGCATTATTGAGGATCAGCAAGGCGAACATGGTGTACAAAGTATTTTTAATCGTAATGGACAACGCATAGCAGTAACCAGTAGTTTAGGAGCTAATGTCCAACATGAATATGATAAGTTAGGCAATCTGATTCAAACGCAAGCAGGAACGAAGGATTTAGAAAATTCATGGGAAATGCAGCGACAATATAGTGTGATGGGACAAGAGTTAAGTCGCACTATGAGTGGGGGAATACAAAGTAATTGGGAATATGATTCTGGCGGACACCCTATTGTACATCAGGTAAAATCAGAAAAACAAATTATGCGCCATCGTCGTTACAGTTGGAGCACCAATAACCGTTTATGGAAAATGGTCAATGAGCTTACCCAAGGACAAACCGATTATGGGCATGATGCTTTTGGAAGTTTAGCTTGGGCAAAATATGAAGACGGGCAATACGATTATAAGTTTCCAGATGAGGTAGGAAATCTATTTGAAACAAAAGAGCGGAATGATAAAGAATATGGAATAGGAGGAAAGTTAATACGAGACAAAGAATTTTTCTATCTGTACGATGTTGAAGGCAATCTAATTCAGAAAACAGGAAAAGAAACCTGGAAGTACCAGTGGCAAGGAAATGGAATGCTCAAACAGGTAGAAAAACCCAATGGAACAAAAGTAATATTTGAATATGATGCTATAGGAAGACGAACAGCTAAAATTGTAGCCAATAACATCACTCGTTTTGTTTGGGATGGAAATACGCCATTACATGAATGGAATTATGCAGTAGAGAATCGTCCCGAATGGATTGTAGATGATATGGGATTCTTGCAGCAAGATCAACCAGAGCCAGTTACTTCCGATTGTATTACTTGGGTTTTTGAAGAAGGCACATTTAAACCTACGGCCAAAATTGTTGGAGATCAAAAATATTCTATAGTAACCGATTATTTAGGAACACCATGCCAAGCATTTGATGAAAAAGGAGAAAAAGTTTGGGAAATGGAGTTGGATATTTATGGCAAAATCCGTAATCTTGAAGGAGCAAGTTCTTTTATCCCATTTCGTTATCCGGGACAATATGAAGATATAGAAACGGGATTGTATTATAATAGGTTTCGGTATTACGATGTAGAAAGTGGGAATTATATAAGTCAGGATCCAATTTCTATTGCAGGTGGTTTAAATATTTATGCTTACGTCCACGATCCGAATACAAGTACCGATATTTTTGGATTATCAGAGCATATAACCTTTCCAATCGGATCTTTACATCCTAATGCACAAGGAATATACACTATAAAAGCAACAGGCTATCATTATAATGATAAAGTTGCTCTATATGAAGCAGCAAAATTAAAAGAAGGCTTTGATGCAAGTAAGTGGATTTCTCACCACATTAGTTATGACCCAAAAACAAATGAAATGAAAATGCAATTGGTTTCACTTGAAGCACATAAAAAAAGCCATATTGGAGGGGTTAATGATTTTGAAGATCATCACGGCGTTAAATACAATACAGAATCTGCATCTAAAATTACCAACGGATGTCATTAA